The genomic stretch tgcacacgcgcACATACAGACTCGGTCCCGCAAACGCACTCTCGTACACACGGTCCTagaaacacacattcacacactcacATTCAGTCCCCAAAACATACAGTCACACTCCAGAGCTCCAGAAACACAAACAGTCACACACGGTCGAGTCCCAAAAGCAGACATACACAGATGCACTCCATCGCATACACATGGACTCCTCGGTCACATATGCTCACTCTTCTGTCCCACACATGCACTTCTCAGTCGCACGCACCCGCACTCCTCAgtcacatgcgcacacacactctTCTATGCCACATACACAGTCCCACACACTCTTCCATGCCACATacaaagtcacacacacacacacacactctacagTCATTCAGTCACATACTCTTGCACTCAGGTACACACACATGTACCTCCTCAATCACACCCACCCACACGCGTGCATTCTCCAGGCACACGCGCGCACGCGCACCCACACCCACAAAACATTCGCTGACCCAAGCGAACCCCTCCACGACACGAATCTCCTTCCCatgcttccctttagactgtgacctcgctgtgagcagggaatgacactgtttaccgttgtactttcccaagcgcttaatccagtgctctgcacacagtaagcgctcaagaattccccccttccagactgtgagcccttcgttggggtagggacggtctcttctctgttgccgaagtgtactttccaagcccttagtccagtgctctgcacacagtgagcgctcactaaatgcgatcgagtgaatgagtgaatgaatgaatgaatgaaatacgattgatggattgatcgactgactattGGAGCTGGGGCCGAGGAGAGGACGGGAGGGCAGAGAGCGGCCTTTGGGGCTCCGGCTCAGCTACCGCGGACAGCGACCTCGTCCCGCCTCTCTCTCCCGACCTCGTCCCGCCTCTCTCTCCCGACCTCGtcccgcctctctctcccggcctcgtcccgcctctctctcccggcctcgtcccgcctctctctcccggcctcttcctcccgtttctccccgccgccctcctcatctcccccgcccccgcccccgccacgtcTCTCTCCgtcccatcccttcccacctctccccgtcTGTCCCTGCCTCgccccatctctccctgtctcctccctgtctctccccacgacGCCCCGTCTCTGTTTCTCAGGCCTTTGTCTCTGCCCGCCGGAGAACGGGGTGGGGCCCTGGGCTTCCGCCCTACCTTTCCGGGGtggtggctggggggagggggcgacacGAATTGGCCTAGTAGCTGGCGGGTTGGCTGGCACATGGGTGGGCCCAGTGGCCACCTCCCGACCGGCACACTGACGGGCCTACAGatggacccccggcccccgacgggcACGCTGAGGGGCACACGGATGGACACGCTGAGGGGCAGGCTGATGGACACACTGAGGGGCACTCTGAGGGGCACACGGATGGACACACTGAGGGGCAGGCCGAGGGGCACACGGGTGGACACGCTGAGGGGCATCCTGAGGGACAGGCCGAGGGGCGGGCCGAGGGGCACACGGATGGACACACCGGGCGGAAgtccccgccccgccctgccctgtCTCTTTGCTGACGGATCCTCTTGCAGAGTCGCGTAGCTCCGGGAGGCACCTGCGGGCGCCATCGCccctcgccccggccccgcctcgcccccgccccagtccccgggccgggcccgggccccgcccccctctccggccccggccccgccccccgcccgccgccccgggggtcccctcggccgccgccgccgccgccgccgccgccgccggaaggAGCCGCCATTTGCCGCCgctgcctccgccgccgccgccgccgccgcgcgcaggaccgagccccggccccggccccggccccgggcccgggcccaacCCCAGACAACCGGAGCCGCGGCCCGAGCGGGAGGCGGAGCCGGGTCCggagctccagccccagccccagccgggGGAGCCGCGCCGGGcccggaccgggaccgggaccgggaccggagccgggaccgggaccgggaccgggagcgGAGGTGGAGCCGGgcaggcccgggccgggccgggccgggcgggccgagatGGCGGGCGGCGCCGCGGCaggaggagccggagccggagccggagccggagccggacccGACAGCCCGGGgctccggcccagcccggccgctGAGCCCTAGagtcccgcccggcccggcccggccccccgccccggttatggccccccgcccccgcccccggcccgcctggccccccgccccccgggccccggtgcTGGAGCGGCCGCGCTGAgcagggccccccggccccccggccccccggccccccggccccaccccccgctccccgggtccccgccccgccgggccccccggggctcccgccgcgccccccgccctcctcctccccccgaggATGCTCAAGTCCCGGCTCCGCATGTTCCTGAACGAGCTGAAGGTGCTGGTGCtgacgggcggggggcggccccacccccggccccggccccgaccccggccccggccccggcccgacccacagcccggaggcggcgggggcgggggcggcgggaggggagggccgaGGGGCTGCGGCTGGCCGCCTTTCTCCGGATGCTCGGCCCGGGACGGCGACGGCGACGGCGACGGCGACGACGAGGAGTACTACGGGTCCGAgccgcgggcccggggccccggggtcaAGGAGTCTCGcgccgggccggccccgccgcccccgcctccgcccccgcccccgccgccgccgcccccgccgcccgccgggggCCTGGATACCCTGTCCCTCAGCAGCAGCCTCGACAGCGGCCTCAGGACCCCACAATGCCGCATCTGCTTCCAAGGCCCCGAGCAGGTCAGGGGGGCGACgccggaccgggccggaccggaccggaccggaccggggcGACACGGCGGACATGGGAGactggggggcccggggcggggggagggggctgagacgagagagagactggggctgGATCGTGGGAGACACGGTGTTCGGGGGGGGAactggggtgagagatgggggagactggggctggatgggggaaaCACTGGGgatgggctgaaggagaggttggggagaggCTGAGGTGGCTTGtgcttgagacagggactggatggTGAGAGAGGTTGGAAGAGATTGTGGGAGAGACTGGGAAGAAACCGGGGCTGGACTgggagggagactgaggctgGATTAGAGGGGAGACTGGGGCTGGACTGGGGGAGAGCTTAAAGAGAAATAGGCTGGATTGGAGGAGAGACCGGGGCTGGATTGGGGGAGACATCGGGGCGAGACTATGGAAGACACTAAGGCTGGATTGGGAGAGGCCCCGGGACAGGATTGGGGGAGACACTGGGGCTAGACTGTGGAAGAGACTAaggctggattggggagagactggGGCTGGACTAAGGAAGAGGCTAAGGCTGGACTGGGGGGAGACACTGGGACTGGATTGAGGGAGACACTGGGACTGGATTGTGCTAGAGACAGGGATGGGATTGTGGGAGAGATTGGAAGAGATTGGGGGAGATATGGGGGAGAGACTGGGACGAAACTGGAGCTGGATTGTGAGAGAgactggagttcattcattcattcgatcgtgtgtatcgagcacttactgtgtgcggagcatagtattaagcgctcgaaaagtacaattcggcaacagagacaatccccacccaacaacgggctcacagtctagaaggggttggATTGTGGTAGAGGCTGAGGCTGCAttgggggagagactggggctGGATTCAGGGAGAGACTGGATGGAGACTGGGCCTGGATTGGGGGAGAACCTGAAGAGAAATAGGCTGGATTGGAGGAGAGACTGGGGGCTGGATTGGGGGAAGGCCTGGAGCTGGattgggggagagactggagctgGGTTGTGGGCGACACTGGGACTAGATTGTGAGAGGCACTGGGGCTAGACTGGGGGAGACCCTGGGGTTGGATTGGAGGGGAGATTGGGGCTGTATTTAGGGAGAGATTGGGTAGAGACTGGAATGGATTGGAGGAGAGACGGACTGTGTGAAAGAGATTGGGTAGAAACTGCGGTGGATTCTGGTAGAGACGGGCTGGATTgtgggagagactggggagaaaCGAGGGctggattgagagagagagagagagaccggggctggattgggggagagatgggagctgAACTGTGGGAGACACGACTAGATTGTGAGACTCGGGCTAGACTGGGAAAGATGCTGGGGTTGGATTGGAGGGGAGACTGGGGTTGGATTGAGGGAGAGATCGGATAGAGACTGGAGTGGATTGGAGGAGAGATGGGCTGGGTGAGAGTTTGGGTAGAGACTGGGGTGGATTGTGGAAGAGATGGGGTCTGGGCTGTGGGAGTGATTGGGGAGAAACAAGGActggattgagagagagagactgggcctGGATTGAAGGAAACTGGGGCTGGATTGGGGGAGTCTGGGGCTGGAGTGAGGGAGTCTGGGGATGGATTGGGGGAAAGACTGGGTGGAAACTGGGGTTGGATTGGGGGAGTCTGGGGCTGGATTGGGGGAGTCTGGGGCTGGATTGGGGGAAAGACTGGGTGGAGACTGGGGTTGAATTGGGGGAGAACCTGAAGAGAATGGGCTtcactgggggagagactgggagTGGATTGTGGGAGAGACTGGGGGTGGATTCTGGGAGACACCGGGGTTGGATTGGAGGGGAGCCTGGGGCTGGATTGAGGGAGAAACTGGGGGAAAATGGGCTGGATTGGGGGAGAGACTATGTGGAGACTGAGGCTATactgggggagagatgggctgGACTAAGGGCGAGACTGGGGTTGGATTGGGGGGAGACGAGAAAGACAGGATggactgggagagaggcaggaccggattggggagagatggggaagagactTTGGGAAGACTTTGGACTGGACTGaacggagaaagagaagggagtaaATGGGGATGTGGGGGAATAGAATTGTGGCCCGAGGACTGGGGTTCACCGCTCCTGTTGCACATTGGGGGAAGCATCCTCaatggaggcagaagaagagatgAGATTCCCTAAAATGGGTCAGGGCAGGTCAGGTCGGATCgggtccctccgcccctcctttcccaccctcctcccctcccttccttctcccttcccctcctttcccacttgcccctccctcttctcttctcttttccccaaatTACCTTCTACTCCTtcgccctttctcttcccccttccctcctctttcctcttctccccttccctctcctcattgtatctttcccctcccctgtctctcctcctcctgttgcctgtctttccttctccccctcctccttgtctcctttcccctccccgctcctccctgtctcttctcctcttcctcccgtcttccccccccctccttctccgtctccccccggccccgttctccctgcctcttctccctccaaccgtctctctccccttcctccctgccttttttcccgtcgttttttttttttagactgtgagcccaccccgagggacagggaccgtgtctaatgcCCACCCGTGTGCTCTTtcccggcgctctgcacccagtgagccctTCATAAATAGTAGTACCACCGGTATTACCGGTAGCACGACGACTACGACTAGTCCTCTGCCCCGAGTCCAGTGGAGTGGGGTCCGGTCGTCCGGTGCGGTCCGGTGCGGTCCGGTGCGGTCCGGTCCGGTGGGGGTCGGGTCCGGTGGGGCGGGCCCCCCTGACCGCACCCTTCCGTCCCGCTAGGGGGAGCTGCTCAGCCCCTGTCGCTGCGACGGCTCGGTGCGCTGCACCCACCAGCCGTGTCTCATCCGCTGGATCAGCGAGCGCGGCTCCTGGAGCTGTGAGCTCTGCTACTTCAAATACCAGGTCCTGGCCATCAGCACCAAGAACCCGCTGCAGGTGGGGGCGGGGacccggaggggggagggggcgggaccccggaggggggagggggccggggagagggaggagcatcaGCATCGATCCCTGGCCGGGACCgacaccctttcattcattcgttcattcaatagtaatgataataataataatgttggtatttgttaagcgcttcctatgtgcagagcactgttctaagcaccggggtagacacagggggaatcaggttgtcccacgtggggctcacagtcttcatccccatttgacagatgaggtaactgaggcacagagaagctaagtgacttgcccacagtcacacagctgacaagtggcagagccgggattcaaacccatgacctctgactccaaagcccgggctcttttccactgagccgcttactatgtgcggagcactgtactaggcgcttggaatggacaaatcggcaacagatagagacagtccccgccctttgacgggcttacagtctaatcgggggagacagacagacagacagacaagaacaatggcaataaatagagtcaagagtcACCCTGCCCTAGGCAAGCCTCTGAAGCTGGGGAGCGCCGTAGTGGGGCacagctgaagggagaggggcaagCGGAAAGCCGGAACGATACTAGATAGCGGCAttagcccagcgcttactacgcgtcggCCACTctaccgagccctggggtagacgcaaggtaatcggggcccacgtggggctcacggtctacaaaggagggagaagggtatcgaatccccattttgcagatgaggaagccgaggcgcagagaaccgaagtgacttgctccgggtcacacggcggacgagcggaagagccgggattaaattaaaaaatttaaatggaacggtggcatttgtgaagcgcttactatgtgcaaagcaccgttctcagccctgggggatacaaggtgatcaggttgtcccacgtggggctcagttttaatccccattttacagatgaggtgactgaggcacagagaagtaaagagacttgcccaaagcagcgtggcttggtggaaagagcgcatgctcaggagtcagaggtcgtgggttctgatcccggctccgccattcgtctgcggtggacaagtcgcttagcttctctgtgcctcagttccctcatctgtaaaatggggatgaagactgtgagccccacgtgggacaacctcatcaccttgtagcgactccagcgcctagaacaacgctcggcacctagtaagcgcttaacaaattccatcgttattattaacctaggtcctctgatagtcaggcccgtgctctttcccctaggccaaattGCTTCCCGTGATCAAGAGATGAGAAGAAGGCACAGCGTGTAGGTTAGTTCTAGAGGAATGATGAGTGCGAGCTAAAGCgtagtgggaaaagagtggataatgagggagagagctaattaaatgccttaaagccacCGATGAAgcgtttctgcttaatgcagaaaGGAAGATGGGAAACCGTtggtgtgcagaatgacattttagaaaggtgatcagggcagcagaatgaggtgtatgctggagagggaagaggctagaggcaggaagaccaaCGAGGAGACTGATGGAATAGTCAagctggagattcattcattcactcagtcgtatttattgagcactttgtgtgtgcagagcactgtattaagcgcttagaaagtacaatacagcaatgaagagagacaatccctgcccacgatgggcttacagtcgagatgggggagaggggcatcagaacaagtaaacaggcatcaatacgaatatatagaattatggatatgtacataagtgccatggggcagggatggggtaagggggagagcaaagggagcgggtcaaaatgacgtggaagggagggggacctgaggaaaagggggcttagtctgggaagacctcttggaggcagtgcaccttcagtaaggctttgaagggggggaagagtgattgtctggcagatttgagggggatagggcgttccaggctagaggtaggatgtgggccaggggccggtgacgagacaggcgagattgaggcacagtgagaaggttagcaccagaggagtggagtgtgcgggctgggatgtaggagagaagggagatgaggtaaggaggggcaagatgatggagagctttaaagccagtaggtaggagtttttgttagatccggaagttgataggcaaccaccggagatttgggggggggggtgtgacatacactgaacgtttctgtagaaagttaaACTGGCAGTGGAGTAAAgtgtggattgaagtggggagaggcaggaggttggaaggttagaaaggaggctgatgcagtaatccaggcgggataggatgagtgactatacTAACGTGGTAacggttaggatggagaggaaagggcggatcttggcaatgttgtgaaggtgggaccggcaggatttggtgacggattggttatgtggggtgaatgagagagcggagtcaaggatgacaccaaagtggcgggcttgtgagacgggaaggatggggtTGTGCCTTCTAGGtgacgggaaagttcgggagaggacagggtttgggagggaagacaagaagCTGTGTCTTGGAcgggttgagtttgaggtggcgagaggacatccaagtagagatgtcctgaaggcaggaggagatgagagcctgcagggagggagagagaacaggggaggagatatagacttGGGTGTCATTCGcagagaaatgatagttgaagccaagggagaagccatgggagggaatgagttctccaagggagtgagtgcagatggagaatagaaggggagcaaGAAGTGAACCCTGAGgggcccctacagttaggggacgggatggggaggaggaggagccctcgaaggagactgagaatgaatggcccaagagataagaggagaaccaggagaggacggagtcagtgaagccaaggttggataaggtatTGAGGAGCaggagatggtccacagtgtccaaggcagctgagaggtcgaggaggattaggaaggagtaggagctgttggatttggcaagaaggcg from Ornithorhynchus anatinus isolate Pmale09 chromosome 10, mOrnAna1.pri.v4, whole genome shotgun sequence encodes the following:
- the MARCHF9 gene encoding E3 ubiquitin-protein ligase MARCHF9, yielding MLKSRLRMFLNELKVLVLTGGGRPHPRPRPRPRPRPRPDPQPGGGGGGGGGRGGPRGCGWPPFSGCSARDGDGDGDGDDEEYYGSEPRARGPGVKESRAGPAPPPPPPPPPPPPPPPPPAGGLDTLSLSSSLDSGLRTPQCRICFQGPEQGELLSPCRCDGSVRCTHQPCLIRWISERGSWSCELCYFKYQVLAISTKNPLQWQAISLTVIEKVQIAAIVLGSLFLMASISWLVWSTLSPSAKWQRQDLLFQICYGMYGFMDIVCIGLIVHEGASVYRIFKRWQAVNQRWKVLNYDKSQDPGEGPGGGGAKPGRRTSRTGPPAARRRRTLLPPHCRYTILHLLTQLRPPHPRAGPRSGREVVMRVTTV